The Doryrhamphus excisus isolate RoL2022-K1 chromosome 1, RoL_Dexc_1.0, whole genome shotgun sequence genome includes a window with the following:
- the ier2b gene encoding immediate early response 2b, which yields MSDTAAMEVNAEARRVLAVSISKLYASRTQRGGLRLHRSLLLSLVMRSARDIYHSSSPPPMESGAEEPTELEPPQPEQTPAEVSLTTGGGAHQEADIVEDMEEGEPAEDKENQSPTRRSRKRRGRTSAAPDFLPSKRARLEPGEERHSAPAPPASCRLGPAESLTALSLNRVIPAC from the coding sequence ATGAGTGACACGGCAGCAATGGAGGTGAACGCGGAGGCCCGGAGGGTTCTAGCCGTGTCCATCAGCAAGCTGTACGCGTCCAGGACCCAAAGAGGCGGACTGAGACTCCACCGGAGCCTCCTGTTGTCCCTGGTCATGCGCTCGGCCCGGGACATCTACCACTCGTCGTCGCCACCGCCCATGGAGAGCGGTGCGGAAGAACCGACCGAGCTGGAGCCGCCCCAGCCGGAGCAGACACCCGCCGAGGTGAGCCTGACGACGGGGGGAGGTGCGCACCAGGAGGCGGACATAGTGGAGGACATGGAGGAGGGGGAGCCCGCCGAGGACAAAGAGAACCAGAGCCCGACGAGACGCTCCAGGAAGCGTCGGGGAAGGACGTCAGCGGCGCCGGACTTCCTCCCCAGCAAGAGGGCGAGACTGGAGCCGGGAGAGGAGCGTCACTCCGCTCCGGCCCCGCCGGCCAGCTGCCGCCTGGGACCCGCGGAGTCCCTCACGGCTTTGTCCCTTAACCGGGTCATACCGGCCTGCTGA
- the LOC131121497 gene encoding syntaxin-10-like isoform X1 gives MASLRGRGFTVIEKSNGTRTNTKLETKHPLSIITRLHPPPSPPHHHHLHPPLRHFVEVQKATARARSLFDRWEELLQDGTQVSRDELDWSTNELRNCLRAIDWDLEDLSETISIVESNPGKFRLGEEELQERRDFVERTRKSVQEMKDHLSSPSAVAQTEKKNKQALLASSSVPDRSTGLEAHLVSTNSRYIQEQQEQQQLIMQEQDDHLELVSGSIRVLKDMSGRIGDELDEQAIILEDFTDEMDQTSSRMDSVLKKLEKAVVSGAPSSCWWPSFSSSSSSSSPSDPGDLRSLDSALPPRGK, from the exons ATGGCGTCACTGCGAGGGCGTGGCTTTACCGTCATTGAAAAGTCCAACGGTACACGTACT AACACGAAACTTGAAACCAAACATCCTCTCAGCATCATCACCcgccttcatcctcctccttctccgcctcatcatcatcatctgcatcCGCCCCTACGTCACTTTGT GGAGGTGCAGAAGGCCACTGCGCGTGCGCGCAGCCTGTTTGACAGGTGGGAGGAGCTACTGCAGGATGGCACTCAG GTGAGTCGTGATGAATTGGACTGGAGCACAAATGAGCTGCGCAACTGCCTTCGGGCCATCGACTGGGACTTGGAGGACCTTAGTGAGACCATCA GTATCGTGGAGTCTAATCCCGGGAAGTTCCGTCTGGGCGAAGAGGAGCTTCAGGAGAGGAGAGACTTTGTGGAGCGAACCAGAAAATCAGTGCAG GAGATGAAGGACCATTTGTCCAGTCCATCGGCTGTGGCTCAGacagagaagaagaacaagCAG GCCCTGTTGGCGTCATCGTCTGTCCCGGACAGGTCTACGGGCCTGGAGGCCCACCTGGTGTCAACCAACTCCAGATACATCCAGGAACAGCAGGAACAACAACAG ctgatcATGCAGGAGCAGGATGATCATCTGGAGTTGGTGTCCGGAAGCATCCGAGTCCTCAAAGACATGTCAGGACGCATCGGGGACGAACTGGATGAGCAGGCCAT CATATTGGAGGACTTCACAGACGAGATGGACCAGACGTCGTCCCGCATGGACTCGGTCCTCAAGAAGCTGGAAAAG GCCGTCGTCAGTGGTGCGCCATCGTCGTGCTGGTGGCCGTCCTTCTCTTCGTCCTCATCCTCTTCTTCGCCCTCTGACCCTGGTGACCTCCGAAGTCTTGACTCCGCCCTTCCCCCCAGAGGGAAATAA
- the LOC131121497 gene encoding syntaxin-10-like isoform X2: MASLRGRGFTVIEKSNGTRTNTKLETKHPLSIITRLHPPPSPPHHHHLHPPLRHFVEVQKATARARSLFDRWEELLQDGTQVSRDELDWSTNELRNCLRAIDWDLEDLSETISIVESNPGKFRLGEEELQERRDFVERTRKSVQEMKDHLSSPSAVAQTEKKNKQALLASSSVPDRSTGLEAHLVSTNSRYIQEQQEQQQLIMQEQDDHLELVSGSIRVLKDMSGRIGDELDEQAIILEDFTDEMDQTSSRMDSVLKKLEKVSHMTSSRRQWCAIVVLVAVLLFVLILFFAL; this comes from the exons ATGGCGTCACTGCGAGGGCGTGGCTTTACCGTCATTGAAAAGTCCAACGGTACACGTACT AACACGAAACTTGAAACCAAACATCCTCTCAGCATCATCACCcgccttcatcctcctccttctccgcctcatcatcatcatctgcatcCGCCCCTACGTCACTTTGT GGAGGTGCAGAAGGCCACTGCGCGTGCGCGCAGCCTGTTTGACAGGTGGGAGGAGCTACTGCAGGATGGCACTCAG GTGAGTCGTGATGAATTGGACTGGAGCACAAATGAGCTGCGCAACTGCCTTCGGGCCATCGACTGGGACTTGGAGGACCTTAGTGAGACCATCA GTATCGTGGAGTCTAATCCCGGGAAGTTCCGTCTGGGCGAAGAGGAGCTTCAGGAGAGGAGAGACTTTGTGGAGCGAACCAGAAAATCAGTGCAG GAGATGAAGGACCATTTGTCCAGTCCATCGGCTGTGGCTCAGacagagaagaagaacaagCAG GCCCTGTTGGCGTCATCGTCTGTCCCGGACAGGTCTACGGGCCTGGAGGCCCACCTGGTGTCAACCAACTCCAGATACATCCAGGAACAGCAGGAACAACAACAG ctgatcATGCAGGAGCAGGATGATCATCTGGAGTTGGTGTCCGGAAGCATCCGAGTCCTCAAAGACATGTCAGGACGCATCGGGGACGAACTGGATGAGCAGGCCAT CATATTGGAGGACTTCACAGACGAGATGGACCAGACGTCGTCCCGCATGGACTCGGTCCTCAAGAAGCTGGAAAAGGTCTCTCACATGACCAGCA GCCGTCGTCAGTGGTGCGCCATCGTCGTGCTGGTGGCCGTCCTTCTCTTCGTCCTCATCCTCTTCTTCGCCCTCTGA
- the LOC131121497 gene encoding syntaxin-10-like isoform X3: MSLEDPFFVVKGEVQKATARARSLFDRWEELLQDGTQVSRDELDWSTNELRNCLRAIDWDLEDLSETISIVESNPGKFRLGEEELQERRDFVERTRKSVQEMKDHLSSPSAVAQTEKKNKQALLASSSVPDRSTGLEAHLVSTNSRYIQEQQEQQQLIMQEQDDHLELVSGSIRVLKDMSGRIGDELDEQAIILEDFTDEMDQTSSRMDSVLKKLEKAVVSGAPSSCWWPSFSSSSSSSSPSDPGDLRSLDSALPPRGK; this comes from the exons ATGTCGCTGGAGGACCCGTTTTTCGTCGTGAAAGG GGAGGTGCAGAAGGCCACTGCGCGTGCGCGCAGCCTGTTTGACAGGTGGGAGGAGCTACTGCAGGATGGCACTCAG GTGAGTCGTGATGAATTGGACTGGAGCACAAATGAGCTGCGCAACTGCCTTCGGGCCATCGACTGGGACTTGGAGGACCTTAGTGAGACCATCA GTATCGTGGAGTCTAATCCCGGGAAGTTCCGTCTGGGCGAAGAGGAGCTTCAGGAGAGGAGAGACTTTGTGGAGCGAACCAGAAAATCAGTGCAG GAGATGAAGGACCATTTGTCCAGTCCATCGGCTGTGGCTCAGacagagaagaagaacaagCAG GCCCTGTTGGCGTCATCGTCTGTCCCGGACAGGTCTACGGGCCTGGAGGCCCACCTGGTGTCAACCAACTCCAGATACATCCAGGAACAGCAGGAACAACAACAG ctgatcATGCAGGAGCAGGATGATCATCTGGAGTTGGTGTCCGGAAGCATCCGAGTCCTCAAAGACATGTCAGGACGCATCGGGGACGAACTGGATGAGCAGGCCAT CATATTGGAGGACTTCACAGACGAGATGGACCAGACGTCGTCCCGCATGGACTCGGTCCTCAAGAAGCTGGAAAAG GCCGTCGTCAGTGGTGCGCCATCGTCGTGCTGGTGGCCGTCCTTCTCTTCGTCCTCATCCTCTTCTTCGCCCTCTGACCCTGGTGACCTCCGAAGTCTTGACTCCGCCCTTCCCCCCAGAGGGAAATAA
- the LOC131121497 gene encoding syntaxin-10-like isoform X4, which translates to MSLEDPFFVVKGEVQKATARARSLFDRWEELLQDGTQVSRDELDWSTNELRNCLRAIDWDLEDLSETISIVESNPGKFRLGEEELQERRDFVERTRKSVQEMKDHLSSPSAVAQTEKKNKQALLASSSVPDRSTGLEAHLVSTNSRYIQEQQEQQQLIMQEQDDHLELVSGSIRVLKDMSGRIGDELDEQAIILEDFTDEMDQTSSRMDSVLKKLEKVSHMTSSRRQWCAIVVLVAVLLFVLILFFAL; encoded by the exons ATGTCGCTGGAGGACCCGTTTTTCGTCGTGAAAGG GGAGGTGCAGAAGGCCACTGCGCGTGCGCGCAGCCTGTTTGACAGGTGGGAGGAGCTACTGCAGGATGGCACTCAG GTGAGTCGTGATGAATTGGACTGGAGCACAAATGAGCTGCGCAACTGCCTTCGGGCCATCGACTGGGACTTGGAGGACCTTAGTGAGACCATCA GTATCGTGGAGTCTAATCCCGGGAAGTTCCGTCTGGGCGAAGAGGAGCTTCAGGAGAGGAGAGACTTTGTGGAGCGAACCAGAAAATCAGTGCAG GAGATGAAGGACCATTTGTCCAGTCCATCGGCTGTGGCTCAGacagagaagaagaacaagCAG GCCCTGTTGGCGTCATCGTCTGTCCCGGACAGGTCTACGGGCCTGGAGGCCCACCTGGTGTCAACCAACTCCAGATACATCCAGGAACAGCAGGAACAACAACAG ctgatcATGCAGGAGCAGGATGATCATCTGGAGTTGGTGTCCGGAAGCATCCGAGTCCTCAAAGACATGTCAGGACGCATCGGGGACGAACTGGATGAGCAGGCCAT CATATTGGAGGACTTCACAGACGAGATGGACCAGACGTCGTCCCGCATGGACTCGGTCCTCAAGAAGCTGGAAAAGGTCTCTCACATGACCAGCA GCCGTCGTCAGTGGTGCGCCATCGTCGTGCTGGTGGCCGTCCTTCTCTTCGTCCTCATCCTCTTCTTCGCCCTCTGA